One genomic window of Saccopteryx bilineata isolate mSacBil1 chromosome 4, mSacBil1_pri_phased_curated, whole genome shotgun sequence includes the following:
- the SDR39U1 gene encoding epimerase family protein SDR39U1 yields MRVLVGGGTGFIGTALTQLLKARGHDVTLVSRKPGPGRITWDELSASGLPPCDATVNLAGENILNPLRRWNEAFQKEVLRSRLETTRLLARAITKAPQPPQAWVLVTGVAYYQPSLTAEYDENSPGGDFDFFSNLVTKWEAAARLPGDATRQVVVRSGVVLGRGGGAIRHMLLPFRLGLGGPIGSSQQFFPWIHIGDLAGILVHALEESSVQGVLNGVAPSSTTTNAEFARALGTALGRPAFIPLPSTIVQAVFGQERAIMLLEGQKVVPRRTLATGYQYSFPELGAALEEVVA; encoded by the exons ATGAGGGTGCTTGTGG GTGGTGGGACGGGCTTCATTGGGACAGCCCTAACCCAGCTGCTGAAAGCTAGAGGCCACGATGTGACGCTGGTCTCCAGAAAGCCTGGGCCGGGTCGGATCACGTGG GATGAGCTCTCTGCGTCGGGGCTACCACCCTGCGATGCCACAGTCAACCTGGCGGGAGAGAACATCCTCAACCCTCTCCGCAG GTGGAATGAAGCCTTCCAAAAAGAGGTTCTCAGAAGCCGGTTAGAAACCACCCGCCTACTGGCTAGAGCCATCACCAAGGCCCCACAACCCCCTCAGGCCTGGGTCTTAGTCACAGGTGTAG CTTACTACCAGCCCAGCCTGACTGCTGAGTATGACGAGAACAGCCCAGGAGGGGATTTTGACTTTTTCTCCAACCTCGTAACCAAATGGGAGGCTGCAGCCAGGCTTCCTGGAGATGCTACACGCCAGGTGGTGGTGCGCTCTG GGGTTGTGCTGGGCCGTGGGGGCGGTGCCATTCGTCACATGCTGCTGCCCTTCCGCCTGGGCCTAGGTGGCCCTATTGGGTCGAGCCAACAATTCTTCCCCTGGATTCACATTGGGGACCTGGCAGGAATCCTGGTCCATGCCCTTGAAGAAAGCAGCGTGCAGGGTGTCCTGAATGGAGTGGCTCCATCCTCCACCACTACAAATGCTGAGTTTGCTCGGGCCTTGGGTACAGCCCTAGGCCGCCCAGCCTTCATCCCTCTCCCTAGCACCATTGTGCAAGCTGTCTTTGGGCAAGAACGTGCCATCATGCTGCTGGAGGGCCAGAAGGTGGTCCCACGGCGGACACTGGCCACTGGCTACCAGTATTCCTTCCCAGAGCTGGGGGCTGCCTTAGAGGAAGTCGTAGCCTAA
- the KHNYN gene encoding protein KHNYN isoform X2, which yields MPTWGAGSPSPDRFAVSAEAEKKVREQQPHVERIFRVGMSVLPKDCPENPHIWLQLEGPKENVSRAKEYLKGLCSPELQDEIHYPPKLHCIFLGAQGFFLDCLAWSTSAHLVPGAPGSLMVSGLTEAFVMAQSRVEELVERLSWDFRPGPSPGASQCAGVLRDFSALLQSPGDAHREALLQLPLAVQEELLSLVQEASRGQGPQALPSWEGGNPGLLGAQHQGVRAPLGEDRGSLDTGPIGWQESRGERHAMEKEGGKQGGPREMDLGWKELPGEEAWEKEVAFRSQLGGGEAGQEGHPKGKALGKGGGPEERGRFLIQGEPPGAQGPCQRATQLRGASLLQRLHNGEASPPRVPSPPPAPEPPWHCGDRGDRGDKQQAVARGRGSPWKRGSRGGNLVTGTQRFQEALQDPFTLCLANVPGQPDLRHIVIDGSNVAMVHGLQHYFSSRGIAIAVQYFWDRGHRDITVFVPQWRFSKDAKVREGHFLQKLYSLSLLSLTPSRVMDGKRISSYDDRNSEPDVSHLILITSPLYTTLSSNTDCPLSARFMVKLAEETDGIIVSNDQFRDLAEESEKWMAIIRERLLPFTFVGNLFMVPDDPLGRNGPMLDEFLKKPVRAQGSSKTQHPSKSFAEQGNQQQGREEEEKGSGGIRKTRETERLRRQLLEVFWGQDHKVDFILQREPYCRDINQLSEALLSLNF from the exons ATGCCTACCTGGGGGGCTGGCTCCCCATCCCCTGACCGCTTTGCTGTGTCTGCGGAGGCTGAGAAGAAGGTGCGGGAGCAACAACCCCACGTGGAGCGCATCTTTCGCGTGGGGATGAGCGTCCTCCCGAAGGACTGTCCAGAGAACCCTCACATCTGGCTGCAGCTGGAGGGCCCAAAGGAGAATGTCAGCAGAGCCAAG GAGTACCTGAAGGGTCTCTGCAGCCCGGAGTTGCAGGATGAAATCCACTACCCACCCAAACTGCACTGCATCTTCCTGGGGGCCCAGGGTTTCTTCCTTGATTGCCTGGCCTGGAGCACATCAGCTCACCTGGTTCCTGGGGCGCCCGGCTCACTGATGGTCAGTGGCCTGACCGAGGCCTTCGTCATGGCTCAGAGCCGAGTGGAAGAGCTGGTGGAGCGGCTGAGCTGGGACTTTCGACCAGGGCCGTCTCCTGGAGCCTCTCAGTGTGCTGGAGTGCTGAGAGACTTCTctgctctgctgcagtccccgGGGGATGCCCACAGAGAGGCCCTGCTGCAGCTGCCCCTCGCTGTCCAAGAGGAACTGCTGAGCCTGGTGCAGGAGGCATCCAGGGGGCAGGGGCCCCAAGCGCTTCCCTCCTGGGAGGGGGGCAACCCAGGCCTGCTGGGGGCTCAGCATCAGGGAGTCAGAGCTCCCCTGGGTGAAGACAGGGGGTCCCTGGACACTGGACCTATAGGGTGGCAAGAGTCAAGGGGTGAGAGACATGCcatggagaaggagggagggaagcagggtgGTCCCAGGGAGATGGATTTGGGATGGAAGGAgctgcctggggaagaggcctggGAGAAAGAAGTGGCCTTCAGGTCACAGTTaggtggaggagaggcagggcaGGAAGGGCACCCAAAGGGGAAGgccctggggaagggaggggggccTGAGGAAAGGGGAAGGTTCTTAATCCAGGGTGAGCCTCCTGGTGCCCAGGGCCCCTGTCAGAGGGCAACTCAGCTTCGGGGAGCCTCTCTCCTCCAGCGCCTCCACAATGGAGAAGCTTCACCTCCCAGAGTGCCTAGCCCGCCACCTGCGCCTGAACCCCCTTGGCATTGTGGAGACAGAGGAGACAGGGGAGACAAACAGCAGGCTGTGGCTCGAGGCCGAGGGTCTCCGTGGAAACGAGGCTCCCGGGGGGGCAACTTGGTGACTGGCACACAGCGTTTCCAGGAGGCCCTACAGGACCCTTTTACCCTGTGCCTTGCCAATGTACCCGGCCAGCCAGACCTTCGCCATATTGTCATTGATGGCAGCAACGTGGCCATGGT GCATGGCCTTCAGCATTACTTCTCCAGCCGGGGCATTGCCATTGCTGTACAGTACTTCTGGGACCGTGGCCACCGGGACATAACTGTTTTTGTGCCTCAGTGGCGCTTCAGTAAGGATGCCAAGGTCAGAG AGGGTCACTTTCTGCAAAAGCTGTACTCCCTCAGTCtgctctccctcactccctcccgaGTCATGGATGGCAAGAGGATCTCCTCCTATGATGACAG AAACTCAGAACCAGACGTGTCACACCTAATTCTGATCACTAGTCCCCTCTATACCACACTGTCTTCAAATACTGACTGCCCACTTAGTGCTAG GTTCATGGTGAAGCTGGCTGAGGAGACCGATGGGATCATTGTTTCTAACGACCAGTTCCGGGATCTGGCGGAGGAGTCCGAGAAGTGGATGGCAATCATCAGAGAGCG cCTGCTGCCCTTCACCTTTGTGGGAAACCTCTTCATGGTCCCTGATGACCCTTTAGGGCGAAACGGCCCCATGCTGGATGAGTTCCTGAAGAAGCCTGTCAG GGCACAGGGATCTTCTAAGACTCAGCATCCTTCTAAGAGCTTCGCAGAACAAGGTAATCAGCagcaggggagagaagaggaggaaaaaggcaGTGGTGGCATTCGGAAGACCCGGGAGACAGAGAGGCTCCGGCGCCAGTTGCTGGAGGTGTTTTGGGGCCAGGATCACAAGGTGGACTTCATCCTGCAGCGGGAGCCGTACTGCCGGGACATCAACCAGCTCTCTGAGGCCCTGCTCAGCCTCAACTTTTGA
- the KHNYN gene encoding protein KHNYN isoform X1: protein MARDLLGCLPDFKLGLGDQAAMPTWGAGSPSPDRFAVSAEAEKKVREQQPHVERIFRVGMSVLPKDCPENPHIWLQLEGPKENVSRAKEYLKGLCSPELQDEIHYPPKLHCIFLGAQGFFLDCLAWSTSAHLVPGAPGSLMVSGLTEAFVMAQSRVEELVERLSWDFRPGPSPGASQCAGVLRDFSALLQSPGDAHREALLQLPLAVQEELLSLVQEASRGQGPQALPSWEGGNPGLLGAQHQGVRAPLGEDRGSLDTGPIGWQESRGERHAMEKEGGKQGGPREMDLGWKELPGEEAWEKEVAFRSQLGGGEAGQEGHPKGKALGKGGGPEERGRFLIQGEPPGAQGPCQRATQLRGASLLQRLHNGEASPPRVPSPPPAPEPPWHCGDRGDRGDKQQAVARGRGSPWKRGSRGGNLVTGTQRFQEALQDPFTLCLANVPGQPDLRHIVIDGSNVAMVHGLQHYFSSRGIAIAVQYFWDRGHRDITVFVPQWRFSKDAKVREGHFLQKLYSLSLLSLTPSRVMDGKRISSYDDRNSEPDVSHLILITSPLYTTLSSNTDCPLSARFMVKLAEETDGIIVSNDQFRDLAEESEKWMAIIRERLLPFTFVGNLFMVPDDPLGRNGPMLDEFLKKPVRAQGSSKTQHPSKSFAEQGNQQQGREEEEKGSGGIRKTRETERLRRQLLEVFWGQDHKVDFILQREPYCRDINQLSEALLSLNF from the exons ATGGCCCGAGATCTCCTGGGTTGTTTACCAGATTTTAAACTAG GCCTGGGCGACCAAGCAGCCATGCCTACCTGGGGGGCTGGCTCCCCATCCCCTGACCGCTTTGCTGTGTCTGCGGAGGCTGAGAAGAAGGTGCGGGAGCAACAACCCCACGTGGAGCGCATCTTTCGCGTGGGGATGAGCGTCCTCCCGAAGGACTGTCCAGAGAACCCTCACATCTGGCTGCAGCTGGAGGGCCCAAAGGAGAATGTCAGCAGAGCCAAG GAGTACCTGAAGGGTCTCTGCAGCCCGGAGTTGCAGGATGAAATCCACTACCCACCCAAACTGCACTGCATCTTCCTGGGGGCCCAGGGTTTCTTCCTTGATTGCCTGGCCTGGAGCACATCAGCTCACCTGGTTCCTGGGGCGCCCGGCTCACTGATGGTCAGTGGCCTGACCGAGGCCTTCGTCATGGCTCAGAGCCGAGTGGAAGAGCTGGTGGAGCGGCTGAGCTGGGACTTTCGACCAGGGCCGTCTCCTGGAGCCTCTCAGTGTGCTGGAGTGCTGAGAGACTTCTctgctctgctgcagtccccgGGGGATGCCCACAGAGAGGCCCTGCTGCAGCTGCCCCTCGCTGTCCAAGAGGAACTGCTGAGCCTGGTGCAGGAGGCATCCAGGGGGCAGGGGCCCCAAGCGCTTCCCTCCTGGGAGGGGGGCAACCCAGGCCTGCTGGGGGCTCAGCATCAGGGAGTCAGAGCTCCCCTGGGTGAAGACAGGGGGTCCCTGGACACTGGACCTATAGGGTGGCAAGAGTCAAGGGGTGAGAGACATGCcatggagaaggagggagggaagcagggtgGTCCCAGGGAGATGGATTTGGGATGGAAGGAgctgcctggggaagaggcctggGAGAAAGAAGTGGCCTTCAGGTCACAGTTaggtggaggagaggcagggcaGGAAGGGCACCCAAAGGGGAAGgccctggggaagggaggggggccTGAGGAAAGGGGAAGGTTCTTAATCCAGGGTGAGCCTCCTGGTGCCCAGGGCCCCTGTCAGAGGGCAACTCAGCTTCGGGGAGCCTCTCTCCTCCAGCGCCTCCACAATGGAGAAGCTTCACCTCCCAGAGTGCCTAGCCCGCCACCTGCGCCTGAACCCCCTTGGCATTGTGGAGACAGAGGAGACAGGGGAGACAAACAGCAGGCTGTGGCTCGAGGCCGAGGGTCTCCGTGGAAACGAGGCTCCCGGGGGGGCAACTTGGTGACTGGCACACAGCGTTTCCAGGAGGCCCTACAGGACCCTTTTACCCTGTGCCTTGCCAATGTACCCGGCCAGCCAGACCTTCGCCATATTGTCATTGATGGCAGCAACGTGGCCATGGT GCATGGCCTTCAGCATTACTTCTCCAGCCGGGGCATTGCCATTGCTGTACAGTACTTCTGGGACCGTGGCCACCGGGACATAACTGTTTTTGTGCCTCAGTGGCGCTTCAGTAAGGATGCCAAGGTCAGAG AGGGTCACTTTCTGCAAAAGCTGTACTCCCTCAGTCtgctctccctcactccctcccgaGTCATGGATGGCAAGAGGATCTCCTCCTATGATGACAG AAACTCAGAACCAGACGTGTCACACCTAATTCTGATCACTAGTCCCCTCTATACCACACTGTCTTCAAATACTGACTGCCCACTTAGTGCTAG GTTCATGGTGAAGCTGGCTGAGGAGACCGATGGGATCATTGTTTCTAACGACCAGTTCCGGGATCTGGCGGAGGAGTCCGAGAAGTGGATGGCAATCATCAGAGAGCG cCTGCTGCCCTTCACCTTTGTGGGAAACCTCTTCATGGTCCCTGATGACCCTTTAGGGCGAAACGGCCCCATGCTGGATGAGTTCCTGAAGAAGCCTGTCAG GGCACAGGGATCTTCTAAGACTCAGCATCCTTCTAAGAGCTTCGCAGAACAAGGTAATCAGCagcaggggagagaagaggaggaaaaaggcaGTGGTGGCATTCGGAAGACCCGGGAGACAGAGAGGCTCCGGCGCCAGTTGCTGGAGGTGTTTTGGGGCCAGGATCACAAGGTGGACTTCATCCTGCAGCGGGAGCCGTACTGCCGGGACATCAACCAGCTCTCTGAGGCCCTGCTCAGCCTCAACTTTTGA
- the CBLN3 gene encoding cerebellin-3 produces MLGSKRHWLRGLAPNAGLTLALMLLSLGTGWAQEGAEPVLLEGECLVVCEPGRAAAGGPGGAALGEAPPGRVAFAAVRSHHHEPAGEIGNGTSGAIYFDQVLVNEGGGFDRASGSFVAPVRGVYSFRFHVVKVYNRQTVQVSLMLNTWPVISAFANDPDVTREAATSSVLLPLDPGDRVSLRLRRGNLLGGWKYSSFSGFLIFPL; encoded by the exons ATGTTGGGATCAAAGCGACACTGGCTACGAGGTCTCGCACCCAACGCTGGCCTGACCTTGGCCCTGATGCTTCTGTCCCTGGGGACCGGGTGGGCTCAAGAGGGGGCAGAACCTGTCCTCCTTGAGGGTGAGTGCCTGGTGGTCTGTGAGCCCGGCAGAGCTGCTGCAGGGGGCCCCGGGGGAGCAGCTCTGGGAGAAGCGCCCCCTGGAAGAGTGGCGTTTGCTGCAGTCCGAAGCCACCACCATGAGCCAGCAGGGGAGATCGGCAACGGCACCAGTGGTGCAATCTACTTTGACCAG GTTTTAGTGAACGAGGGAGGTGGCTTTGATCGGGCCTCAGGCTCCTTCGTGGCCCCTGTGCGGGGTGTCTACAGCTTCCGATTCCACGTGGTGAAGGTGTACAACCGCCAAACTGTCCAG GTGAGCCTGATGCTGAACACATGGCCTGTCATCTCAGCCTTTGCCAATGACCCTGACGTGACCCGAGAGGCAGCCACCAGCTCTGTGTTACTGCCCCTGGACCCCGGGGACCGGGTGTCTCTGCGCCTGCGTCGGGGGAACCTGCTGGGGGGCTGGAAATATTCAAGCTTCTCTGGCTTCCTCATCTTCCCACTTTGA
- the KHNYN gene encoding protein KHNYN isoform X3, whose protein sequence is MARDLLGCLPDFKLGLGDQAAMPTWGAGSPSPDRFAVSAEAEKKVREQQPHVERIFRVGMSVLPKDCPENPHIWLQLEGPKENVSRAKEYLKGLCSPELQDEIHYPPKLHCIFLGAQGFFLDCLAWSTSAHLVPGAPGSLMVSGLTEAFVMAQSRVEELVERLSWDFRPGPSPGASQCAGVLRDFSALLQSPGDAHREALLQLPLAVQEELLSLVQEASRGQGPQALPSWEGGNPGLLGAQHQGVRAPLGEDRGSLDTGPIGWQESRGERHAMEKEGGKQGGPREMDLGWKELPGEEAWEKEVAFRSQLGGGEAGQEGHPKGKALGKGGGPEERGRFLIQGEPPGAQGPCQRATQLRGASLLQRLHNGEASPPRVPSPPPAPEPPWHCGDRGDRGDKQQAVARGRGSPWKRGSRGGNLVTGTQRFQEALQDPFTLCLANVPGQPDLRHIVIDGSNVAMVHGLQHYFSSRGIAIAVQYFWDRGHRDITVFVPQWRFSKDAKVREGHFLQKLYSLSLLSLTPSRVMDGKRISSYDDRFMVKLAEETDGIIVSNDQFRDLAEESEKWMAIIRERLLPFTFVGNLFMVPDDPLGRNGPMLDEFLKKPVRAQGSSKTQHPSKSFAEQGNQQQGREEEEKGSGGIRKTRETERLRRQLLEVFWGQDHKVDFILQREPYCRDINQLSEALLSLNF, encoded by the exons ATGGCCCGAGATCTCCTGGGTTGTTTACCAGATTTTAAACTAG GCCTGGGCGACCAAGCAGCCATGCCTACCTGGGGGGCTGGCTCCCCATCCCCTGACCGCTTTGCTGTGTCTGCGGAGGCTGAGAAGAAGGTGCGGGAGCAACAACCCCACGTGGAGCGCATCTTTCGCGTGGGGATGAGCGTCCTCCCGAAGGACTGTCCAGAGAACCCTCACATCTGGCTGCAGCTGGAGGGCCCAAAGGAGAATGTCAGCAGAGCCAAG GAGTACCTGAAGGGTCTCTGCAGCCCGGAGTTGCAGGATGAAATCCACTACCCACCCAAACTGCACTGCATCTTCCTGGGGGCCCAGGGTTTCTTCCTTGATTGCCTGGCCTGGAGCACATCAGCTCACCTGGTTCCTGGGGCGCCCGGCTCACTGATGGTCAGTGGCCTGACCGAGGCCTTCGTCATGGCTCAGAGCCGAGTGGAAGAGCTGGTGGAGCGGCTGAGCTGGGACTTTCGACCAGGGCCGTCTCCTGGAGCCTCTCAGTGTGCTGGAGTGCTGAGAGACTTCTctgctctgctgcagtccccgGGGGATGCCCACAGAGAGGCCCTGCTGCAGCTGCCCCTCGCTGTCCAAGAGGAACTGCTGAGCCTGGTGCAGGAGGCATCCAGGGGGCAGGGGCCCCAAGCGCTTCCCTCCTGGGAGGGGGGCAACCCAGGCCTGCTGGGGGCTCAGCATCAGGGAGTCAGAGCTCCCCTGGGTGAAGACAGGGGGTCCCTGGACACTGGACCTATAGGGTGGCAAGAGTCAAGGGGTGAGAGACATGCcatggagaaggagggagggaagcagggtgGTCCCAGGGAGATGGATTTGGGATGGAAGGAgctgcctggggaagaggcctggGAGAAAGAAGTGGCCTTCAGGTCACAGTTaggtggaggagaggcagggcaGGAAGGGCACCCAAAGGGGAAGgccctggggaagggaggggggccTGAGGAAAGGGGAAGGTTCTTAATCCAGGGTGAGCCTCCTGGTGCCCAGGGCCCCTGTCAGAGGGCAACTCAGCTTCGGGGAGCCTCTCTCCTCCAGCGCCTCCACAATGGAGAAGCTTCACCTCCCAGAGTGCCTAGCCCGCCACCTGCGCCTGAACCCCCTTGGCATTGTGGAGACAGAGGAGACAGGGGAGACAAACAGCAGGCTGTGGCTCGAGGCCGAGGGTCTCCGTGGAAACGAGGCTCCCGGGGGGGCAACTTGGTGACTGGCACACAGCGTTTCCAGGAGGCCCTACAGGACCCTTTTACCCTGTGCCTTGCCAATGTACCCGGCCAGCCAGACCTTCGCCATATTGTCATTGATGGCAGCAACGTGGCCATGGT GCATGGCCTTCAGCATTACTTCTCCAGCCGGGGCATTGCCATTGCTGTACAGTACTTCTGGGACCGTGGCCACCGGGACATAACTGTTTTTGTGCCTCAGTGGCGCTTCAGTAAGGATGCCAAGGTCAGAG AGGGTCACTTTCTGCAAAAGCTGTACTCCCTCAGTCtgctctccctcactccctcccgaGTCATGGATGGCAAGAGGATCTCCTCCTATGATGACAG GTTCATGGTGAAGCTGGCTGAGGAGACCGATGGGATCATTGTTTCTAACGACCAGTTCCGGGATCTGGCGGAGGAGTCCGAGAAGTGGATGGCAATCATCAGAGAGCG cCTGCTGCCCTTCACCTTTGTGGGAAACCTCTTCATGGTCCCTGATGACCCTTTAGGGCGAAACGGCCCCATGCTGGATGAGTTCCTGAAGAAGCCTGTCAG GGCACAGGGATCTTCTAAGACTCAGCATCCTTCTAAGAGCTTCGCAGAACAAGGTAATCAGCagcaggggagagaagaggaggaaaaaggcaGTGGTGGCATTCGGAAGACCCGGGAGACAGAGAGGCTCCGGCGCCAGTTGCTGGAGGTGTTTTGGGGCCAGGATCACAAGGTGGACTTCATCCTGCAGCGGGAGCCGTACTGCCGGGACATCAACCAGCTCTCTGAGGCCCTGCTCAGCCTCAACTTTTGA